DNA from Gracilinanus agilis isolate LMUSP501 chromosome 3, AgileGrace, whole genome shotgun sequence:
ATAAAGGAAGCACCTTTTGTGACCTACTCCACTCTTTCCCAATCTCCTCTTGGAGTCACCATCTAAGGATTTTCCCATGATTTCTCATGGGAATACAAGTGAAGGTTAAAAGCCATCTGGATGAATAAATAGACATATGGAAGGATACTGGAGGAATAAGAAGGTCTAGACCATCGCCCACTTCAATATGACCATACCTAGTTATTGATAGTCTGTAGGGATAGCATTTTATCTCTTGCTTTTCAGATCTTCCTACACACACCTTTCTCAAAATATCTGAATGAGCTTGTAAAAATAGGATGTTAATTATCAATTTTCCCCACTGAAAAAATGAGTCTGATATGTACTTTGTATCTGACAATTTAAAAACTTCTCTGTTGAAGGAATAGATGAACTACAGCTTCTGCCAGAATGATTTCATTTGGcaagagattggaggtcctggtcAAATGAGGACATTGATTATATAGATAACATTTGCCAAATAGTTAAAGATTTGCATTTCATTGGTGTTTGAAGATGACAATCCAGCTATTACTTTGTTGACTTATACATTTACCTgtcagagattaaataacttgcccagtgttCAGCTagtatcagaggaaggatttaaCTCCAATTCTatctaattttaaattaaaaaaactctatATACTAGATTACATTGACTCTCAATTGATATCATAACCtaggaatatagaaatatttaatatcCTCATTCCTAATCATGCCCACTTTTTTAGCTTAACATAGAGAAAGATTGCCCTGGGGTTTCATCCAAGTTACTGATACAGAACCCATATTGATTTCTTGTTCTCAGAAGTCCACTTGGGTCTTATTTATTCGCCATACACTGATCATTTGCTCAGAAGCCAACTGACCATTAATATTGGAAGAGATATTAACATTCTCTAgtctaagcattttattttttatatgaggaaactggggcctaGAGAAGTGTAacaactttgccaaagttatACAACTCTTCAGTAGTAATTGAGGCTAACCACTAATCTTCTGACTCCTAGTCCAGTGTTTTTCCTTCTATACACTTGCAAATGCTTAGGCAATCTACTTACATGATAGTTTGTTTAATTTTGgactttgttgtttttaatcatcTTTCTGTTATGGATCTGAGGTTGGAAACTTGGGGAATGGGAGTTGGTCTAATATACTTTGCCATAGATACCACCCAGAATGGCTCtgcattaaaataaattattttcataatgatgattataatgatgaaaaaatgatatttaattatGTACATTTGAAAAGATAATTGTACTCTattaataattaaacaaaaaactGAGCATGCAGAGCTAAATGTAAtgatcaaataaaacaattttttttcaaataacctCTCAattgattccttttgtttttgtgtcacattgatttccaaatatatcttccttttctccttttcttcccaggAAGCCCTCTtttgtaacaacaacaacaaaacatatataaaaatctaCATAAAGATAATTGTATTCTGTAAGGGTTAGGGGAAAGGAGATTCCAGCTCCCACAGTGGACTCAGCTCAGTTCAGTCCTTTCTATGCAGTTCATCCCCTTCAGACTTCTTCAGCCTCTGGACCTGGATCTACTAAAATATCAACCTGACACCATATCCAACCTCTGAGGGCACACAAAACTATGTGTCAGTTCTGATCAGGGTTGGACTCACTCTTTCCCCCTAACTTACCTACAGGCTCCTTGACAAGGATAAATGGGCATAAAGTGtaatttaattagaaaatatagACAGAATAAGATAACTGATGACAAAAGTCAGGAGCTGCCAGTTTGTCCCATTAAAATTTATGAATCCCACTGAAATCTAACTGGAGACATTTTGGCCCACTAGTGATCAAACACAAGTATCCTTGAGGACTGAACATATCCAGTATGTCACTACTTGTTATGGACAATCTGCATGTaacaatattatatatgtgttttaAGAAGTTTATTCAAATACCTAGAAGACAAATAAGGGAGAGCATGGGCAAGTAACCCTAGACATACCATAGGAATAGCCTAAAGAGATCAATTTTTATTGATGCTTAACTTTTAATAGTATCTATGAATCATTAACAgatatttctaatttaaaataaatgctccctttctctttgttaaaaaaacaaacacaaacaaaaaataatttcagcCATGGGCTCTTTGTTTGCTTAGAGTCTTCCAGATTTAGGTTTAAGACAAATTGAACCAGTTTGATTTTTTCATtcagtttttaattaaaattctgtAGGAACCCTCCTCatgacatattatatatatatatatatatatatgcatatgcacacatacacacatatctttgTGTGTATAACATTTGCCTGGAAATCTTCTTGTATCTATTTCCCCCACTACTCCAGGTGCCAGGAACCCTAAGAGTTCCAACTCCCTATCTCCTAGGGCAAGTAGGTTTTTCAAGCACTaaatcctttagacttcatccaGTGTAAGGTTCTCATCTCCCTTCAATCTAAtctaaaagacatttattaagcacagggaatacaattaataaaaagcaaTATGGTCACACAAGAAGGAGTCAGAAAAATGAGGAGGCTAAAGGGATATCTTGCTTTACGGAGTTGAAGCTAAGGAGAGTAGCAGATAAAGAGTGGAGTAAGCCAAAAAGTGAGTTTCTGCCTTCTATAGAAGAAGCATTAGGAAGTGTTTAGTACTCTACCTTCGTGCCTTCCAATTAGAGGAGAGAGGAGGCTAAGAGATATGGAGTCAGTCAAGGCTTAACTTAGCAAAGCAGTGATGAGATAGGAGGTGATGAGTTTAACTTGCGAAGTGTATATTGTTAAACAGAATTGAAACCAGACAGAGTAGCAAAATGCAGATCATCTCTCTTCACTCACTAATCCCTCTTCATCTTCAGGAGTATTTGTCCAGAGAACCCTTTCCTATTTCTAAAGTAAAGTTCCCTAATGGAGACAgaaggaactgaattcaaatcttgcttgaGATACCTAttagttgtgaccctgggcaaataatatcatcttttagtctcagtttcctcatctataaaatggatataatgatCTCATCTACTTCACAAAGTTATTATAATTGAACAATTGAGATAATCTatgtattttgtaaatcttaaagtgatataataactattattattatcattatcttacATAGTTGAGCATCAAAAAATGTGGCGATGGTGgtgatgataattataactttctTCATTCCCCCTCCCCATATGGAGAAACATTTTTATTCTCCCTTGATCAAACACTTCTACTCTGGACATATATTTTCCTCACTTCAACCCAAGCCTTCCTAAAATCTTTTCACGGATTTGCCGTGTCTTCACACAGTATACAATAGGATTCATTAAAGGGGGAACCATCAGAAAGACATCAGCAATGATGATCATTGCCAAAGGGGACTTATGCTTGGCAAAGCGATGCATAGCAGCTAGGGTGATGATGGGCACATAAAAAATCAGTACAGCACATATGTGGGAAACACAGGTGTTCAGAGCCTTGAGACGTTCTCCATGGGATGCAATGCCCAGTACTGTTTTTAAGATCAACATGTATGAAATCACAATGAATACAAAATCAGACATCATGCAAAGAGCAACAAAAAAGCCATAGATAAAGTTGACCCGGTTATCAGAGCATGCCAGCTTCATGACATCCTGGTGTAGACAGTAGGAATGAGAGAGGAGTCTTTTCTTACAGTAGATCAACCTCTTTAGGATGAAAGGGAGGGGGAGTACTAAAAGGATGCTCTTAATGGCAAGCAccagtcctagctgtgtgactctagcaTTAGTAAGAATGGAGCTGTATCTTAGGGGATTGCGGATTGCTAAAAACCGATCAAAAGACATGATCAGAAGGACTGAGGACTCCATATCAGTGAAGCCATGGATGAAGAACTCTTGGGCAAAGCAGGCATTGGGGGAGATTCCAGGGGAATTGAATAAAAAGATCCTTAGCATGGTGGGTAAAGAAGAGAAGGATAGGCCCATGTCAGAGATGGCCAGCATTGATAGGAAATAGTACATGGGCTCATGAAGTGAAGGCTCTGTCTtgatgatgaacaggatggtgcAGTTGCCTAAGGCAGCGGTGACATACATGAGGCATATGGGGATGGATATCCAGATATGAATATGCTCTAGTCCTGGGATTCCAATAAGGATGAAGGAAGAGATCATGCCTTCGGAGATATTCAAAGTTGACATATCGACAGGGATGGAAAGTTCTCCCAAATCTGAAATGATATCCACAGAAATGGTTATTTGCTCTCATTTCCCTCTCGAATGTTTTTATGACAAAGTGATTACTAAAATAGTTGCTTTTTATtgggatattatatatatatatatatgtttacttaCATACTCATTTATTCAGATATGTTAACTAATAGTAGTTAAGGAATATGCATATATtaagagatacagagaaaatatagattaaagaatatatatataaatgttttatattatatatatatgtatttgttaagaaatgtgtatgtgtggcatgtgtaggtgtgtgt
Protein-coding regions in this window:
- the LOC123238737 gene encoding olfactory receptor 51A7-like, translating into MSTLNISEGMISSFILIGIPGLEHIHIWISIPICLMYVTAALGNCTILFIIKTEPSLHEPMYYFLSMLAISDMGLSFSSLPTMLRIFLFNSPGISPNACFAQEFFIHGFTDMESSVLLIMSFDRFLAIRNPLRYSSILTNARVTQLGLVLAIKSILLVLPLPFILKRLIYCKKRLLSHSYCLHQDVMKLACSDNRVNFIYGFFVALCMMSDFVFIVISYMLILKTVLGIASHGERLKALNTCVSHICAVLIFYVPIITLAAMHRFAKHKSPLAMIIIADVFLMVPPLMNPIVYCVKTRQIREKILGRLGLK